acggccacctgaactAAAACTCGGAGCAAAATTGACTTCTCTAACAAtctctaaaaattatgaaataaatatatatatactaacatgctataatatatccaAATACAAAAGCGGGATCTCAAAATCCTTACcgaaaataaattctgatcaccccaaAAGATTATTTGATGTctggaaaatatctccagaaaaatccgaaataAATAGCCAAAGACATATACACGCTtagatgccatgtggagtaataacgccgtcaaactccttttctatgccccgaaaataaattaaaacggaaaatatgctctgcaaattttcttctcaaaaccttacAATATATATACCTTTGCGTAGTTATCGAAACGCTGATCGTTTATAcatataacaattgaaatttgtACGGACGGTTTgcgagatatgaatttttgaaaattaaaagaaTATATAAACAACAGATAGAGGAGAGACATAGAGTTGGGGGGCGTGGTGATGCATATATACTGAAATGGGAGGGGGTGCGGGTAGTTTAGTTATaggttttttttctttttttttctttttttttctttttcttataattaaaaaaattaatacaacATAATTAAAATTAGCCCGAAATTAATAATTAGCGagaaataatatttaatcaaataaatataaaatttatatcaaaatttcttaaaaattacgaatattctaaaaatgtaaaaatataatatagttgaaagtcccacgattttataaaaataaaaatacaatttttgtgcGGTTTGACGTCCCAATAGGGGCCCGGTTCGATAACTTTTATGAAACCTAAATACtttctaaaattctcggaatatttaaaaactaataaaataaaattttcgtaatttttaaagtatttttgaaacgcaGATCAGACCCgtattttacgatttaacgaacaaacgtgcgggtgaatttaatcacAAAAAtttttcgaaataattttaaaattatttaaatattcaaaacttaagaaaatatgagtttcatgatttttgaaacattctggaatttaatactgaatttacacttatatatcagatccaaaaatagattacttagccgctaagtaactaaaaaataatacaatttaataccagatttggataattatgaaaaccgagcttcttataaacaccctatgagaaaataatgtaaaaatatcctgtctctcgagaatacgggttttattgatctaccgaaatgattatcgtatcgaaaaatttgcatcgggactcgtacgggtcaaaccgtactccggatcaaaaaagtcaaaacacggaaaatgttcagaataatcaaattaggttaggggagttttaggaagagttccgggttgtaaaaacgcaaaaacggttgaaattggacgattcccggctttataaaatagttttataattactcagaaaataattattaaatctataaatccttataaaatcatataacaatccaaaaattaccagaaaaataccataatcatctatactttattctaaacatattaaaaatttaaatacttacactttatcacatataaacacccaaatataaatatcaatcatcagatagttcaccaaaattcccataataatcacctaattattatttattgataaaataattccacgatatttcccggatattacaaaacaatttcaatttaccgatatcaataagatcggctttcaaataacttttgaaaataatacatttaagtaaatatttctAGATATTAACAAgaatcgatataacacttaacaattagcacattaccatttaataacaccaactcgacaaacatgaataaaatatccaccattttattgcttttaaaatcataaaagtatatatatattcaaataataattataataattctaaaaatatgggatattataaGTTAATTATTTGAATTTCAAATTGAATATCATTAGAGTTTTATATGAAAGCATTAGTTCCTAAATAAATATAATACAGAATTATTTACACATTTTTATCTTTCCTAACATATGTAATCAGGTTAAAATGTGTTGCCCATCAAAGgtatgaatttttttttatttttatgaaattAATATTTGTAAATAGATGCATTATCATTTCAGATGTATTGGGAGGTGTGATTATCTCTAGGTGTCTATCAAGCAATACCATCTTGCTTGCAAAATTAAAAAAAGAATAGGGGGTGGGTTAAAGGTAAGGCAGCTAGGCAAATACCTCGCCGATAAAACAAGAATTGAATTTGCAACGAAAAACAAAGCTTTAGAgcatttattattatttttttatcgtaggtaactcGCAACCGCTATCCTTTAGAGCATTTATTAGAGTGTGGCTAAATTAATTGGCTATAAGGATTATTTTATAGACAATTTAAAATGTATACAATTTCAATTCTGTTATAATAATGATTGTCAAATCTTACTAAGGAAGACTCGCATACTTACTAAGGAAGACTCACGATATTTATCAAGAAATACTTAATTTAATATTGGAAGCTTGTCACGAAAATCAAGATTTTGTTAACCTGACTAAGAAAACTTACCTATTAAGTTTTCTTAGTATAGTTGATAATGCTCTACTATGAATAGATACTTTGCCTGGTCATTTATACTTGAACAATCACAGAAGAAGTAATAATACTTTTGAGATCTCTCTCTTTCCTTCTCCATTTCTTACTCTATAGTTTATAGTTTATTCataacacgttatcagcacgagtCTGCCACTTGAAGCTTGATTCTCGAAAGAGGTACGACTTATTCTGACTCACGAGTCTCTATCAACTAAAACTATTTCATAAAAGAGGTACGATTTCTTTTACTCATTTTATTCTAATTATTGCtacatatttatttatgttaCTAATTGAAAACTATAAAGATGGCTATGCCGTCAAGTAATACTACTATAAAGATGGCGCTGCCGTTGAGTAATAATCAAAAGTTTTCTGGCCGGCTATGCCGTCGTAACTTTTGTATAAAGTTACTATTTCAACTTGCTTGTttaaatattatgtgaaataTTATATCTTGTTTAAAATCTATTCAGAATGACGAATCTTGCAAAATTAAAGTTTCTTGCCTTGGATGTATCTGGGGATAATTATCTATCTTGGGTAGTCGATGCTGAATTACACCTTAGTGCTAATGGGTTAAAAGACACCATAGAATCGGGAAAAACTCTAAGCATTGAACAAAATGCCAAGGCTATCATTTTTCTTAAGCATCACATTCATGAAAATTTAAAATCTGAATACTTAACCGTCAAAAACCCACTCACCCTTTGGAATAATCTCAAAGATAGATTTGATGATCAAAAACTTGTTCATCTACCTCAAGCCTTGTATGACTGGCTTAACATAAGGTTATAagatttcaaatttgttgctgAGTATAATTCTGCCTTATTCAAAATAAGCTCAAAACTGACCTTGTGTAGTGAGAATATTACTGATGCTGACATGATTGAAAAGATGCTCTCAACCTTTCACCCCAACACTATGATTATGTCGCAACAATATCGGGAGCACAACTTTCAAAAATATAGTGAGCTGATATCTCTCCTTCTTGTAGCTGAAAAGAACAATGAGTTGTTATTAAAAAATCATCAGATACGTCCCACAGGCAGTACCCAGTTACCTGAATTACATAACACGTCATTCCGGAAGAATGAACATGGGAAAGGGCATAAAGGAGGACGAGATTATGAACGGAATCGTGGACACGTAAATTTTTGTGGTCGGTTTCGTAATCGATATAACTCTGGTCACCTGAAGTGGCTGCGTGATGGATACAACAATAACTCTAGCCACCAGATATGGCAAAATGAGATGCCAAATAAAAGGAAGGCACCGCTAGAAGGGGATACTAGAGATATCTGCTTTAGATATGGGGCTTGTGGGCATTGGACTCGTACTTTTCGTACACCCAAACATCTTGTAGAACTTTACGAGTCATCTAAAAAGCAGAATGAACAAAGGATGGAAACAAACTTGGCTAGCTATAATGATGAACCGATGATTAAGACCACAAATGAACTATAAAATGGTGTTAATATCTACTATGGCCAAGAGGACTAGTTTTCATATGCACTTCTTTTATGTCTTGTGCTGCATCTACTATTTTCGACATCTACTTCCATGTACTTGTTTTATGTTCTTGTTCTATGTTCTAGTTTTATGTACTTTGTTTATCTTAATAAAGTCATTTTTCACTTATATATATGTACACAACACAAATATGGGAGACATATGTATTGCTGACTGCGCAACTACTCACACAATTCTACAAAACCAGAAGTATTTTTCTCAGTTAACTAAAACCAACTCACAATTATGGACAATTTCGGGTACGTCTCATATAATCGAAGGTTTTGGAAAGGCTAATTTTTCTCTCCCGAATGAGACACAGGTTCATATACCAAACGCCCTATACTCTAGCAAGTCAACAAGGAACCTCTTAAGTTTTAAGGATATTCGTCTTAATGATTTTCACGTGGAAACTACTAGTGAGGGTGAAAAAGAATATCTCCTAATCACTTCAACAACTTCAGGCTATAGGAAAATCTTGGAGAAATTACCATCAGTCTCTTCTGGGTTGTATACCACGTAAATAAAGGTCATTGAGTCTTACAAtgttgttattcccagtggactaacaatgagatttacagaaggggggttgaatgtaaatctcaaaactttttcaagttttgagcagtttctaagactaagtgtttgagtgatcaaatgtgtgtgaattgcttgaagctgatgcagacagatatatattcaaacacaaatgtaatgagcacaaagaacttaaaaacttttctggtggatttgttgttccaccagagatgtgttatttcagaaaatctgtgattcaaagaattaaatcacagctgcttcctagtacaaactagatgattttctcttttgatatttctaaacagctcaggaaaattcatatctaattactagcttctacttggtttatatatcaccaagtttacaagtgaagacaaactgtaaaatacaattgaaaagattcttcacatgtttcttctttatttctctatccaatgcaatctaggataatctgtaaatctttgaatacttccttgtttgcatcagaatggaaatgctgcattttcttgattcctcctagaggcttccacattccagtatgtctctgtcaacccatgtgcccctgtcagcttgtgaattgtcactatcaactgctaatgaactaagcatccgttgaagctttcatccgttgatgccttatccgttgaggctttatccgttgaagctttatccgttgatgcattatcagttgaagtctttatccgttgaagcacttatccgttgatggatattatccgttgaagcattagagacatccgttgaagctttgtttcttatccgttgaaggtcttcaatatcggttgacacttcttcacttatacaaaattacaaggcatgaaatatttacaattagccctcctatttgtacatccattagtagtcaacatgactgattatttcctaacaacatctaagaattacagcttgaaaccagagagtgaaatgtgctacaatactaaacttattgctaagtacaACTACTCCTTTAACGGATAGcgaagatggtcttatccgttgaggctacaaacactagatttctacttaagtgttttgcttaacttatcatcaaactaatacacatattcctaacaatctctccctatttatgtctactagaactgtaggcataaatttgggtttagcttgatgataacaaaacacttaacaaatatataaactgtaataaagcagaaattcaaaagtgctacaaaa
This genomic interval from Apium graveolens cultivar Ventura chromosome 8, ASM990537v1, whole genome shotgun sequence contains the following:
- the LOC141680202 gene encoding uncharacterized protein LOC141680202, translated to MSQQYREHNFQKYSELISLLLVAEKNNELLLKNHQIRPTGSTQLPELHNTSFRKNEHGKGHKGGRDYERNRGHVNFCGRFRNRYNSGHLKWLRDGYNNNSSHQIWQNEMPNKRKAPLEGDTRDICFRYGACGHWTRTFRTPKHLVELYESSKKQNEQRMETNLASYNDEPMIKTTNEL